In Clostridium omnivorum, the DNA window ATCCGATTATTTTATTAAATAATGTCCAATTAATGGACAACTTAATAAAAAATTGGTAGGGAACCTTCACCCGAACCCGTCAGCTAACTCCGGAGGCAAGAAGGAGGTTACAAATGAAATACATAAAATCAACGGCATTTATTTTTGTTGTGAGTATATTAGCTATAAGCATCACATCCAAAACAAACAGCTATGAGGTAAAGGCAGATGCAGCTATTAAAACACAACAAGGAGTTGTAGTTCGATCTGCGAACTTAACAACAGAGAAGGTAATAGTAGTTCCTAAAAAGGAAACAGAAGAAACAAGTAAGGGCAATTCATCTAAAAAGTCATCATTAAGCAGAGGTGGATCAATGAATAGCTCACTTGCTAAAACATCAGGTAACAGCAGCGTAGTTGGATTTGCTTCCAATTTTTTAGGAAGGCCTTATGTATGGGGAGCTTCAGGCCCAAGAGCCTTTGATTGCTCAGGATTTACAGCTTATGTTTATAGTAACTTTGGTGTTTACTTAGATCACTATACTGGGTCACAATTTGGAGCTGGTAAGTCAGTTAGTAGAGCAAATTTATCTCCTGGCGATTTGGTATTCTTTAATACCTATGGTTCGATATCACATGTTGGTATATACATGGGTGATGGAAGATTTATTCATGCAGCTAATCAACGAACTGGTGTAACAATAAGTAATTTAGATGAAGGGTATTATTCAGCTAGATATGCTGGAGCAAGAAGAGTAAAATAGTAATTTATCTCCCGACAAAATTTGTCGGGTTTTTTTTATCATAAATTTATTAAACTTCAAATAGTATAAAGTATGTATTTGGTTACTGCCATATTAAATTCCGCTTATTATACTAAGGTAGAAACCTTTTATAATTAACATATTATTTGGAGGTATAGTTATGAAGTACACAAGATATGATATGAGAAAAAAGAAAAATGAAGGAACTATGGTTCTGCTTATTTTAGCTGTTACACTGATTATGGCTTTCGTTATTGGTACTGTTATGTCAAACTTTTTTCTAAAGAACGCTTCTAATGTTAAAAATGAAGATGGTGCACAAAAAACTGTATCACAAAAAACAAGTAATCAATCCGCTGAAAAAGATGCTGTTGTTAAATATGTAGTAATTCAAGGCGGAAAATACATAAAAAGTGAAAATGTAGGACCAGAAAAAAATATATTAAGCAATTATGGAAATCCATTTACAATAGCAGAAGCAGATGGAACTAGAGTTTTACTTGGAATATATAGTGAAGCTGATTCTGAGAAACTTATAAAAACATTAAATGACAATAAAGTTGATAATTCTAAAATGGTTTTAGAAGTTACTAATGGAGATATGTGTAATAAGGAGATAGTTGAAATAATAAATGCTAACCTATTAATACTTACAAAGTTAACTGAAAAAAATGTACCAGCAGTTCAAACTAAAGATTTAAAAGAATGGTGTGCTAGTCTTAAGGATGTAGAAAAAGGAAGTAAGAATTATGCAATACTTACTGAGCTTAAAGGATATGTGAAAAATATGCCAGAGACTATTGCAAAAGAAAAGGCATCAGATAATTATGTATATATTTATAATATTTTGAAGAAATTTAATTCTAAATGAGAATTAACGCGTCATATGTAAGGCGCGTTAATTTATTTTTTGTAAATTTCTTTTTATTTTCATACAAAAAACTTAAAAAATTATTAAACAATCCTCTAAATACTTGTTTATGAATATTTTAAATGATAAACTATATAAGATGTATATTTAAAAAATTTAATTTAAATATAATGTCTATTAAAGGTTGAATCTTGTCAATAATACTAGTATGGATACATTAGGATGTGATAAAGTGAAAATTATATTGGCATCAGCTTCTGAAAGAAGACAGGAGTTATTAAATAGATTGACAGGTGAATTTGACATTAATGTAAGCAATTTCGATGAAAGCACGATTCCTTTTAATGGCAGCTTCCACCATTATGTAATGGAGCTTGCCAGGGGGAAAGCCTTAGAAGTCGAAAATAGATTGTCAGATGCCGAAGAAAAAATTATCATTGGTTGTGATACAATTGTTGCATTTAATGGCAAGGTACTTGGTAAGCCAAAGGATAAAGAAGATGCCTTTAAAATGCTAAGAGAACTAAGTGATGCTGAACATGAAGTATATTCTGGAATTGCTCTTGTTAATACAAAAACCAAAAGGGTAATAACAGATTTTGTATGCACTAAAGTGAAGTTTTCTGATTTATCTGATGAGGAAATAAAAAGGTATATAAATACAGAAGAACCAATGGATAAGGCAGGAGCTTATGGGATTCAGGGAATAGGTGGAATTTTTGTTGAAAAAATTCACGGATGCTATTATAATGTTGTAGGGCTTCCTTTAAATAAGCTCTATTGTATGCTAAGGGAGATGGGAGTAAATCTATAAAGGAGTATATTCATGGGAAGTTTACTTAGAATTATGGATTTGCCCGAAAATGAAAGACCGAGAGAAAAGTTGTTAAGGTATGGCGCTGATGAGCTTTCTAATAGTGAACTGCTAGCAATTATATTAAGAACTGGCAGTAACAGCGAGAACATATTGAACCTATGCAGTCGAATTTTAAAAGAGACTGATGGACTCAATGGGCTTATGGAATGTTCTGCAAATGAATTTATGAGTATAAAAGGAATTGGTGAAGCAAAAGCATCTCAACTTCTTGCTTTGGCAGAACTCAGCAAAAGATTTAAATCTTTTAAATCTGGTGATGAGTATAAAATATCAGAACCAAGGGACGCTGCGCTTTTAGTTCTGGAGAGTATGAGATATCTAAAGAAGGAATTTTTAAAGATTATTATGCTGAATACTAAAAATATAGTTATTTCTATAAAAGATGTTTCAGTTGGAAGTCTTAATTCTTCTATAGTACATCCAAGAGAGGTGTTTAGTGAAGCAATAAAAAAGAGTAGTGCTTCTATTATAATTTGTCATAACCATCCTTCTGGAGATCCCACTCCTAGTGGAGAAGATATAAGTGTTACTAAAAGGTTAAAAGAATGTTCTTTACTAATAGGAGTAGATTTATTGGATCACATCATAATTGGAAATGGAACATATATAAGTTTGAAAGAAAAAGGAATGCTGTAAAGTTGAAAGGAGAATTTTTGTATGGGAATTTTTGGAATGTCTAAAGATATGGGTATAGATTTAGGAACTGCTAATACTCTTATTTATGTGAAGGGAAAGGGTATTTTACTTAGAGAACCATCTGTTGTAGCAATTAACAGTGATACAAAAAAAGTATTAGCTGTTGGTATAGAAGCAAAACAAATGATTGGTAGAACACCTGGAAATATAGTTGCTATAAGACCATTAAAGGATGGAGTTATTGCTGATTTCGATGTTACACAAACTATGCTTAAAAAGTTTATTGAAAAAATAAGTCCTAAGAGTGCATTTACTAGTCCAAGAATTGTAGTATGCTTTCCATCCGGAGTAACTGAGGTTGAAAAGAGGGCTATAGATGAAGCTACAAAGACAGCTGGAGCTAGAGAAGTACTTCTTATGGAAGAACCAATGGCTGCTGCAATAGGAGCTGGACTTCCAGTAAATGAACCTACTGGAAGTATGATTGTTGATATCGGTGGAGGAACTACTGAAGTTGCTGTTATTTCATTAGGTGGAATTGTAACAAGTAAGTCACTAAGAATGGCAGGAGATGAGCTTGACCAAGCTATCATTAACTATATAAAAAGAGAATATAACTTAATGATTGGTGAAAGAACAGCTGAAACTGTAAAAATGGAATTAGGTTCAGCTTTCCCAGATGAAGATGAAAAATCAATGCAAATAAAAGGAAGAGACTTAATAACTGGACTTCCTAAAATCATAGATATATCAGAAGCAGAAGTAAGAGAAGCACTTAAGGAACCAGTTTATGCTATAGTTGATTCTATAAAAACTACACTTGAAAAGACACCACCAGAACTTGCGTCCGACATAATGGATAAAGGTATAATGCTAGCTGGTGGAGGAGCACTCCTTAAAGGTTTAGACAAACTTATAAACCATGAAACTCACATGCCAGTTCACATTGCAGAATCCCCTCTTGACTGTGTGGCACTTGGCGCTGGAAAGGCTCTAGACAACGTAGATAAAATAAGTAGAAGCAGATAATTAATATGACATTTCTTAAAAATAAACTGGCAGTAACAATTATTGTACTGTCAGTTAGCTTTTTAGTATTAATTGGGTATAGTGTCAAGAGGGAAAAGGTATCTTTTGTAGAAAATGGCGTTGGAGTAACCTTAAATTCTGTACAAAAGGTAGTTTATAGCGCTGGAGCTAATATAAAAGAATTTGGAAGCTTTATAATTCATTTTTCTGAAATCAAAAAAGAGAATGAAGAGCTTAAAGCTCGAAATGATGAACTTGAAACAAAGGCTTTAGAATATGATGCTTTAAAGAGCGAAAATGAAAGATTATCTGAAAACTTGAAGTTTAAAGACGAGCGTTCTGAATATGATTATTTAGGCTGTAGGATCATTGGAAATGCAGGCGGCAACTATTTAGATGGTTTTACTATAGATAGAGGAATTAAGGACGGAGTAAAAAAAGGAATGGTAGCTGTTACATCAAAAGGACTTGTGGGACAAGTAACTGCTGTTGCAAGTAATTGGGCTATTATTCAATCACTATCTAATGAGAATATTGCAGTGAGTGGTATGGTAAATTCTCAGGAAACAAGTGGAAATGATAGTGGTATGGTAAGAGGTTATAAAGATTCAGAAAATAGACTTCTTGCAAAATTATATTATCTTCCATTAGATTCAAAGGTTAAAAAGGGCGATGAAATTTTAACTTCTGGGCTTGGAGGATTATATCCAAAGGGAATTAGAATAGGAAAAGTGCTTGATATTGAAGAGGATAAAGGAAAGATTATGAAGAATGCAGTAATTGAGCCTTATGTTGAATTTAATAAGCTGCAAGAAGTAATGTTAGTAGTTCCTAAAAATATTAGAGATTTAAATGAAATAAAATACTAGGGTGGTAACCATGAAGAGAATATTTACAATTATTTTTTTAAGCCTAATTTTTTTTATAATAGATAACACTATTATGCCTTTATTCTCTATTAAGGGTATTTTCCCTAGCTTTTTATTTTTGTTTGCCATATGTTTTTCAATAATTAATGGAGTATGGGAAGGTTTATGGTTAGGTGTGTTTACAGGTATGCTTCAAGATTTATACTTTTTTAATGGCTTTGGAGTAAATGCATTTGTAAATATGCTAGTGTGCATAATAGCTGCAGTAATTGGAAATGTGATTATTAAGGAGAAGAGACTTATACCAACAGCTGCTTCATTTGGTTTATCTCTTCTTAAGGGTGTAATTGTATTTGCTATATTATATATAGCTAAGCAATATACCTATTTTGAGCATATATTTTTCGATTCACTTTGTAATATGGTAATATGTTTTTTCTTTTATAAATGGTTGTATAGATTTTGCCAAAAAGACTATATGCAAAGAAAGTGGAAATTTTATGAAAAATAAAAAGTGGTGATGGTGGGATTATGAAGAAAAAGAAGAAAAAGAGTTTTAATAGGTTTACAGCCTTATTTATAATAATGCTTCTAATATTTACAGCCATAACATCTAGGCTCACCTATCTGCAAGTAGTCAAAGCAGAAGATTATAAGGAAAAGGCTAACAGAAAATCTATTACTGAAATACAGGAATTTGCACCAAGAGGTGAAATTAAGGACAGAAATGGCAGCCTGCTTGCAACAAATCAAAAGAGCTATATACTAACATATACGGAAACCGATGAAAGTAAACTAAATTTCTTCCAAACAATGGATAAGGTATTTAAGGTGTTAGATGAAAACAAAGAAGTGCAGCAGGATGACTTTGAACTAAAAATTAACCCATATAGATTTGAATTTAAAGTTCAAGATGAAGATGCTAGAAAACAGATAGAATTAAGATTTAAGAAGGATAGGGGTTTAGATGAGGAAATTATAAAGAAGCTATACCCTAAAGTGAAGGACACTCTTTCAGAAGAACAGCAAGAAAAGGTTGATGAAGAATTATTAAAAATAACTCCTGAGCAAACATTTAAATATCTGGTTGATCAATATAAGCTTACTCCTAAGGATACTTTTAAAAATATAGTTGATCAATATAGTGATGTTCCTAATGATACATTACAACTTATTAAAAGCAAGTATAAGATTTCTTCAGAAAGTGAAGTAAAAGCATTGCTTGATCAATATGTAAAGGATAAAAAGAAAACTAAAGAAATATTTGAACAGCTAGTTGTAAAATGCGGAGTAGATAAGCTTAACTATACAATAGATCAGCAAAGAAGATATATGCTTGTTAAAGATACTCAGAAGATGCAAAGTTTTTCAGGTTATAAGCCTGTAGAAATCGCAAAGAGTATTAATCAGGATACAGCATTTATATTTTCTCAAATGCTAAATGATATGCCAGGTATAGATATATCAATTCAGCCAATTAGGTATTATCCTTATGATGAATTAGGATCTGCCTTTTTAGGTTATATATCTAAGATTAACTCTTCAAGTAAAGATAAGTACGATGAAAAAGGATATGATTCCAATACGGATTATGTAGGTGCAGCAGGACTTGAAAGAGCTTATGAAGACAAACTTAAAGGCTCAAAAGGTGGAAGAATAGTTAAGTTAAATAAACAGGGTAGAGTAACTGAAGAATTAGGCAGCAGGGAGTCTTATCCAGGACAGACACTACAGCTTACTATTGATAAAGATGTTCAATATGCAGCAGAAGTAGCTCTTGATAAAACAATGGCTAGTTTGCAAAAAGCAGGAGTTCAACAAGACGTTGATACATCAAATGCTACAAGAGGAGCTGCAGTTGCAATTGATGTAAATACAGGGGGAATATTAGCTCTAGTAAGTAGACCAGGATTTAACCCTAATGATTTTGCAAAAGGACTTACAGAAGATCAATATAAAAAGTATTTTAGTCCTGATTATGCTGGTTTTGGAAAGTTGAAGGGATACAATAATGATAAAATAAATGAATTGTTCCCAATGTATAAGAACACAAATATAAGATACGATAAATATGATGTTTTGCCAAAGCCTCTTTATAATTATGCTACATTATCATTAACTCAACCAGGTTCTACATTTAAGCCGTTAACAGCTATAGCTGGACTTGAAAAAGGAGTAATTAATACATCTACAACTGTTGATGATGAGGGATTTTTTGATGATGGAAATGGTTTTAACACAAAATTTCCATCGGATGGACGTAATGGTATAGTCAATTTAACTACTGCTATTGCAAAATCTAGTAACCCTTATTTTATGACAGTTTCTCAAAGACTAAGGGCGGCTTATGGCGATGATGTTTTAGCTGATTATGCTTGGAAATTTGGACTCGGTATAAAGCCTAATTCAGGACAAAAACCAACTACAGGTATAGAATTTGCCAGTGATGAAGAAAATTTTGGACAAGTGTTTAATTCTTATACTATTAAGAATAACTATGCTGCAAGCTATCTTGCAAGTTGTATGGATTTGCTTAAGTCTGGGAAGAGTTCAAAGGGAAATACTTTTACACCTATCAATTTATATTATGGTGATTCAGATAGTGATGAAGTAAAGCAAATTAAGAAAGATTTTAAGGATCAGATATCAGCTTTTATAAAGAATGGTGGATGGGTAGAAGGTGTAGGTAGTAAAGATGATAAGAACTCTGGAATTAAAAGGGATACTTATGTAATGAACACTTACACAACTTTAATTAATAAGCTTATAGCAGCAGATTCAAGCTATAAAGGTAAAAATATTTCTAAGAGTGAAATATCAAGCATGGCCTATGATTTGCTTAGTATAAGTATTTATGATGGATATTTCCAAAGTACAGCACCGTTTAATATCTACAACGCTTCTATAGGACAAGGTATAAGTAATTTTACTCCACTTCAACTTGCTAATTACGTTTCAACTATGGTAAATGGAGGAAATAGATACAAGCTTCACCTTGTGGATAAAATTACTGATGCTAATGGAAATGTAATCCAGGATATAAAGCCTGAGGTTGTTGAAAATACAGGAGTTAAGCAGTCTACCTTAGATGCAGTAAAGGCTGGTATGTTGGCCGTTACCGATAAAGGTACTGCAGCAGGAGCTTTTGCTGGCCTTCCATTTCAAACAGCAGGTAAGACAGGATCAGCTACTTTTAGAAATGACCAAGCTGATTTTGGAAGAACCTCCTATGCAGTGTATGTTGGTTTTGCACCATATGATAAACCTCAAATTGCTGTGGCAGTGATAATATTCGATGGTGGTCACGGGGGATTCATAACACCTGTGGCAAGAGCTATGTACGAAGCTTATTTCAAGGATCAATTAAAAGCAAATGGTGTTACACCTCAGAGTGACATTGAGGCTAAGCCAATTAATTAGTACAATAAAAAAATAGATGGGTGCACCCCATCTATTTTTATTATGCAAAATTCAATTAAATTTTAGTATTTAAGCTATAATATACGAAATTTTACAAGTTGAAAGAAGGATTTTACTAAATTTTGTTGAAATATAATGTTATGCTTACTTATGGAGGTTTTTTATGATAGAAGACAGAATAATAATTAAGGGAAACAAAGAAGGTTTAAATGCAGTTATTAATATCCACAAATTCAAGGACTTTGATGAAGTTTTAGAGGTTTTAGTGGATAAGCTATCTAAGGGAAGAAAGTTTTATAAAGGCTGTACCTTAAAGATAACTGCAGAACTAAAATATATAAATGATAGAGAATTAAGTAAGCTAAAAGACATTTTATTTGAAGAGTTTCTTATTCAAGATTGCATATTTGAGGATAAGGAAGAAAAAAACTCTAAAGTTTTTTCAGGAATATACGAAGGTAGAACAAAGTTCATAAAAAAGACTATACGTGGCGGGCAAAGCATTGACTATTCTGGTAACATAGTAATAATTGGCGATGTTAATCCAGGAGCAGTAGTCTCAGCTGGAGGCAATATTGTAGTTTTAGGTTCTCTACGGGGAAATGTGCACGCTGGTGCAAGCGGTAATGATAAAGCTATTATTGCTGCTTTTAGTATGCAGCCTGAAATACTTCAAATTGCAGATATTATGACTAGATCACCTGAAGATGGCGTAAAGCCAACCTTTCCAGAGGTGGCTAAGGTAAAAGATAATATGATAATTGTGGAACCGTATTTATTAAACAAGTTTATTTAATGGAGGTAAGAAAATGGGAGAGGCTATTGTTATTACATCAGGTAAAGGTGGAGTTGGTAAAACAACTACAACTGCTAATATAGGTACTGCACTAGCAGCAATGGGTAAGAAAGTAGTTGTAGTAGATGGAGATACAGGACTAAGAAATTTGGATGTACTTATGGGACTTGAAAATAGAATTGTATTTACTCTATTAGACGTATTAGAAGAAAAGTGCAGGTTAAAGCAAGCACTAATAAAGGATAAGAGATTTAATAATTTATTTATGCTTCCAACTGCACAAACTAGGGATAAAGACGATGTGGATTCGGAGAAGATGTTAAGTACTGTAAATCAGTTGAAAGAGGAATTTGATTATGTAATTATTGATTGTCCTGCAGGAATTGAACAAGGCTTTGAAAACGCTGTGGTTGGAGCTGATAGAGCCATTGTAGTTGTTAATCCTGAGCTAACTTCTGTAAGAGACGCAGATAGGGTAATAGGAAAATTAGATTCCAAAGGTCTTGAGAGGCATGAACTAGTAATTAATAGACTAAATCATGAAATGGTGAAAAAAGGCGATATGCTAGATATTAACGATATTCTAGATAGCCTAGCTATAAAACTTATTGGTGTAGTTCCAGATGATAGAAATGTTACAGTTTCGACCAATAAGGGAGAGCCTATTGTATTGGATGATAAGGCTTTCTCAGGACAAGCATTTAAAAATATTGCAAAAAGAATTGTGGGGGAAGAAGTACCTTTTATGTCCTTAGACAATGATGAAGGTGGATTTTTATCCTCACTAAAAAAGATATTTAAGAAAAAATAGGGGGAGAGTAATATGGATTTATTTAAAATATTTTCCTCTAAATCTTCCTCAAAGGATGTAGCTAAAGAAAGATTGCAGCTTATCTTGATACATGATAGGTCTGACTTATCTCAGGAATTTTTAGAGATGATTAAAAGTGAAATACTAAAGGTTATATCTAATTATGCTGAAATTGAAAATGGAGATATTGAAGTTAAACTTACTAGGACTGAAGCAAGCGAAGGTAATGCTCCTGCGCTTGTAGCTAGTATACCTATAAAAAGTATGAGAAAAAAAATATAAAGCTAAGCTGTGTATAATTAAAAGATTATACATAGCTTTTTTTTAGTTATATGGTATAATCATATTGTTAATGGAGGGATTACTATGTACGAAAAGTTAAAAATTAATGGTAAGCTTCTGAAAGAACTCGATTATGGAATTCTTATAGCAGCTGTTATTATTGTAATATTTGGAGCATTTAATATATATAGTGCAACACATAATGCATATGGAACTGAATATTTCAAACTTCAGCTTATATGGTTGGTACTTGGACTAATTGTAGTATATCTGATACTGATATTTGACTATTCATTCCTGATGAATTATGCAACAGTAATCTATTGGGCCTCTATTGGGCTTCTAGTGATAAATGATGTATTTGGACATACTAGTCATGGTGCAAAGGGATGGCTATCTATTGGAAGCAGAATGATACAGCCGTCTGAATTTGCAAAGCTTGGTATGATAATTATGCTAGCAAAAAAGTTAGATGATATGGAAGGTAATATAAATACTCCAAAGAATTTTTTTACACTTTGCTTTTATGCTATAATTCCAATGGCTTTAATTGTTATTCAGCCTGATATGGGAATGACAATGGTATGTTTTTTTATTGTATTAGGTATTTTTTATGCTGTTGGGCTAGATTTAAGAGTTATCTTTGGAGGTATTGGCGGATTAATTATATCAATTCTACTGGTTTGGAATTCAGGCTTAATAGAGGGATATCAAAAGAAGAGAATAACTGCTCTTTTTAATCCAGAGGCAGATCCGTCAGGGGCCAATTTGCAGCTTCAAGAATCATTAAAAGGTATTGGCTCAGGTGGCATACTAGGAAAGGGATTTTTGAAGGGCACTCAGGTTGGAGGCGGTTTTATACCTGAAGCACACAATGACTTTATTTTTGCTGTGGTTGGCGAAGAATGGGGACTTATTGGAGGCTTGGCCTTAATGCTGTTTTATGGTATTATGATCTATAAATTTATAAAAATTGCAAAGAGCTCAAAAGATGTATTTGGCTCAGTATTATGCATTGGAGTAATTTCAACATTTTTATTTTCATTACTTCAAAATATAGGTATGACAATTGGAATTATGCCTATTACAGGAATTACCCTACCTCTAATGAGTTATGGTGGAAGCTCTATTTTAACTAGTTTTATGGCTATAGCTATAGTACTTAATGTTGGTATGAGAAGAAAAAAGATTAATTTTTAAAACATGGAGCGGGAGGAGATTTTATGAAAATTGCACTAATTGCACATGATAAGAAAAAAGATGACATGGTAGAATTTGTTTCAAGGTATAAGGAAGTTTTTGAAGGGCACGAATTATATGCTACTGGTACTACAGGAAGATTGATCATAGAAAATGTAGGGCTTAAGGTTCATAGGTTTTTATCAGGACCATTAGGAGGAGATCAACAAATTGGTGCTAAAATAGCTCAAGGGGAAATGGATTTAATAATATTTTTGAGAGATCCACTAACTGCGCAACCACATGAACCTGATGTAACAGCGCTTTTGAGATTATGCGATGTGCATCGTATACCTCTAGCTACTAACATAGGTTCAGCAGAGATATTTATGAAAGCATTCATTTCTAGAGTTCAATAGATTGCACACTGATAAAAGATTACTATTAGATAGTAGTCTTTTTTATTTATGGAGGATATTAGCTTGTTTACAATATTTGGATAATATATAATATTAATTGTAGTATATTGCTACTGTGAGGTGATTGTAAATGAGAAGACTTTATAAGTTCATAAAATATATACTAATGTTTTCATTTTTTATAATATTCAATTTCATTCTTCTTAATAGCATAAAAGAGCAAACTCCTGCTTATGAAGAAATGAAGCCTAAAATAATACTTATAAGTCATGTATACTCTAATCCATATTGGAAATATGTAAAGTCTGGAGCAGAAAAGGCAGCTAAGGAGAGAGGTGCTGTTGTTGAGTTTCAAGGTCCTGATTACGCTAGTGTAGAAGAAGGGGTAAAGCTTATAAACATGGCCTATGCTGCTAAAGTAAGTGGAATTATAACTTATGTTCAAGATGAAGCTAGCTATAAATCAGTTATAGATAAGGTTATAATGGGAGGAATCCCATTAGTAACTGTAGACTCAGATGCAGAAAGCAGCAAGCGTTTAGCTTACGTTGGCACCGACAATGTAGCTGCAGGAAGCGCCGGGGCAAAGGAAATGATTAAGCAAGTAGGGAGAAATGGAGATGTGGCAATTATTATGGGCGGGAGGAATGTTAAAAATCAAATTGAAAGAGTAAAAGGATTTACAGATTATATAAAAAATAATTCTAGTCTTGCGATTTCGGATATTGAGTCTTCTGATTCATACTTGTTAGAAGCAGAATTAGCAGCTAAAAGAATTTTGATGAATCACAGTAATATTAAAGCCATATTTTGTACTTCAGCCCTGGATGGACAAGGTGCTGCGAAGGCCTTGAAAAGCACAGGATTTGAAGGAAACGTTAAAATTATTTCCTTTGATGATTTGCCAGAAACCTTGGAGTTTATAGAAAATGGAACCATTGCTGCTACAATAGTTCAAAATCCTTATGCTATGGGATATAAATCAGTAAATATAATTATGGATATTATGGAGGGAAAAGATATCAAAGGGATATTCCCAACTGACGTAACTGTAGTTTCAAAAGAGAACTTGGACAAGTTTAGAAAAAGGCAAAGTGATTATGATGGCGAAGACAAATAGTTTAAAAAGAAAATTTATCATTTTCGCAATTATTATAATTACCCCCATAGCAACAACTAGTATTGTATCTTTAATCATAAGCAAACAAATTACTAGTGCTTATGATACTATGCTAAATAAAATGAGTACAACAAATGAAATTAAGGAAAAACTCAATGATTCTTTTAATAATTTTAATAAATATGTACTAGATAATTCTGAGCAGAGCAAAACACTTTATGAGGAAGGATATAGTAAGGCATTGGATAATGTAATTTTGCTTCAAAGCAAATCTGGTATTGAAAGTAGATATATTTTAAGAGACCTGCAAAACTCATTAAGAAGTTATAAAGGTGTAGGTGATAATACAATTAAGTTAAGTTCTAATAAAGATGGAATTGATGTATATTATACTAATTATGTTTCTACCAAAGAAATATTTAATTATTGTAATATATTTATCTCTAAGTTAAGTGACAGTTATTTAAAAAATAATAATGAAATTTATAACAATCTAAAGGCAAAAGAAAAATATATTTATAAAGTATTGATAATATATATAGTTTCTGCCTTGTTAATAAGCATACTATATACTTTATTCTTCCTTAAAAATATTTTGGAAAAGCTAAAGGAACTAGTAGATACATCAAAAAAAGTATCACAAGGCGATTTTTCTTTTTATGAAGGAAAAAAAACCTTTATTTATGAATTGGACATTTTGTCCCTTGCCTTTAGTGCAATGATAAATGATATTAAAAAGTATATAAATTCTATAAAAGAAACTGCTGCATTGGAGATAAAGCTTAGAAATGAAGAAAT includes these proteins:
- the mreD gene encoding rod shape-determining protein MreD — protein: MKRIFTIIFLSLIFFIIDNTIMPLFSIKGIFPSFLFLFAICFSIINGVWEGLWLGVFTGMLQDLYFFNGFGVNAFVNMLVCIIAAVIGNVIIKEKRLIPTAASFGLSLLKGVIVFAILYIAKQYTYFEHIFFDSLCNMVICFFFYKWLYRFCQKDYMQRKWKFYEK
- a CDS encoding C40 family peptidase — protein: MKYIKSTAFIFVVSILAISITSKTNSYEVKADAAIKTQQGVVVRSANLTTEKVIVVPKKETEETSKGNSSKKSSLSRGGSMNSSLAKTSGNSSVVGFASNFLGRPYVWGASGPRAFDCSGFTAYVYSNFGVYLDHYTGSQFGAGKSVSRANLSPGDLVFFNTYGSISHVGIYMGDGRFIHAANQRTGVTISNLDEGYYSARYAGARRVK
- the mreC gene encoding rod shape-determining protein MreC; its protein translation is MTFLKNKLAVTIIVLSVSFLVLIGYSVKREKVSFVENGVGVTLNSVQKVVYSAGANIKEFGSFIIHFSEIKKENEELKARNDELETKALEYDALKSENERLSENLKFKDERSEYDYLGCRIIGNAGGNYLDGFTIDRGIKDGVKKGMVAVTSKGLVGQVTAVASNWAIIQSLSNENIAVSGMVNSQETSGNDSGMVRGYKDSENRLLAKLYYLPLDSKVKKGDEILTSGLGGLYPKGIRIGKVLDIEEDKGKIMKNAVIEPYVEFNKLQEVMLVVPKNIRDLNEIKY
- a CDS encoding rod shape-determining protein, with the translated sequence MGIFGMSKDMGIDLGTANTLIYVKGKGILLREPSVVAINSDTKKVLAVGIEAKQMIGRTPGNIVAIRPLKDGVIADFDVTQTMLKKFIEKISPKSAFTSPRIVVCFPSGVTEVEKRAIDEATKTAGAREVLLMEEPMAAAIGAGLPVNEPTGSMIVDIGGGTTEVAVISLGGIVTSKSLRMAGDELDQAIINYIKREYNLMIGERTAETVKMELGSAFPDEDEKSMQIKGRDLITGLPKIIDISEAEVREALKEPVYAIVDSIKTTLEKTPPELASDIMDKGIMLAGGGALLKGLDKLINHETHMPVHIAESPLDCVALGAGKALDNVDKISRSR
- the radC gene encoding RadC family protein; the protein is MGSLLRIMDLPENERPREKLLRYGADELSNSELLAIILRTGSNSENILNLCSRILKETDGLNGLMECSANEFMSIKGIGEAKASQLLALAELSKRFKSFKSGDEYKISEPRDAALLVLESMRYLKKEFLKIIMLNTKNIVISIKDVSVGSLNSSIVHPREVFSEAIKKSSASIIICHNHPSGDPTPSGEDISVTKRLKECSLLIGVDLLDHIIIGNGTYISLKEKGML
- a CDS encoding Maf-like protein, whose product is MDTLGCDKVKIILASASERRQELLNRLTGEFDINVSNFDESTIPFNGSFHHYVMELARGKALEVENRLSDAEEKIIIGCDTIVAFNGKVLGKPKDKEDAFKMLRELSDAEHEVYSGIALVNTKTKRVITDFVCTKVKFSDLSDEEIKRYINTEEPMDKAGAYGIQGIGGIFVEKIHGCYYNVVGLPLNKLYCMLREMGVNL